In the genome of Hyphomicrobium sp. ghe19, the window CCACTGACGTTTGGGCCCGACGACATGTCGGAATTGAAGTCCATCGTCCTCAACGGCGAGTTCGAGCCGAAGACAGGCGGCCGGTATATCTTCGTGCCGGATTTGGCCGAGCGCTACATCAAATCGTTGACGGATCGTCCGAAGCTCAAACGCCGTCTCAAAGTCGTCTGCGCGAGCGGCAATGGCACGGCGGGCGCGTTCGCGCCGCAAGTGCTCGAGGCGATCGGCTGCGAAGTCGTGCCTCTCAACACCGACCTCGACTACAACTTCCCGAACCACAATCCCAATCCCGAAGACATGAAAATGCTTCACGCCGTTTCGGCGAAGGTGATCGAAACCGGCGCGGATGTCGGGCTTGCCTTCGACGGCGACGGCGATCGTTGCGGCGTCGTTGCCAACGACGGGCATGAGATCTTCGCGGACAAGGTCGGCGTGATGCTGGCTCGCGATCTTTCAGCGATCTACAAGAACGCGAAGTTCGTGGTCGACGTAAAATCGACGGGGCTTTTCTCGACGGACCCGGTGCTGATCGCCAACGGCGCGACGACGGCCTACTGGAAGACGGGTCACAGCTACATCAAGCGCTATAACTTCGAGCACAAGACGCTCGTCGGCTTCGAGAAGTCGGGCCACTTCTTCTTCAATGAGCCGCTCGGCCGGGGCTACGATGACGGGCTCGTTTCGGCCATCGCCGTTTGCGACATGCTCGATCGCAATCCGGGCAAGACGGTCGCCGATCTGCGTGACTCGCTACCGAAGACTTATGGCTCGCCGACCATGTCGCCCCATTGCGACGACGAGAAGAAGTACAATGTCGTCGATCGCATCACTGAACACTACAAGCGCCAGCAGGAAAGCGGCGGACACGTCGCCGGACAGGCGATCCGCGATCTCATCACCGTCAATGGCGTGCGCGTGATGCTGGAAGACGGCACGTGGGGCCTCGTTCGCGCCTCCTCGAACAAGCCGGAACTCGTCGTCGTCGTCGAAAGCCCGACGTCGGAAGCGAACATGAAGGCGATCTTCAAGGACATCGACCAGCAGCTCGCGCGCTTCCCCGAGGTCGGCGAATACAATCAGAAGATCGCTGTCTGACCTTTGCGCCCGGCGACTCCGCTTGCGCGGAGCCGGCCGCCGGCGCGAAAGATCAGTGCATCAATGTCCAAAGGAAGCGGGCGACGACGGTCGAGATGAAGACCGCGAACGCGAGTTCGAGCGTCCGTTTCGAAATGCCGTGCGCGACCTTCACGCCCAAGGGTGCCGTCAACACCGCGAGCGGGGCGATAACGCACGCACCGAGGTTGACGTAGCCCAGCGATAGCGGCGGCAAGTCCGCTTCGCCCCAACCCGAAATGATATACCCGGCGATGCCGGGAACGGCGATGACCGTTCCGATACCGGTCGCGGTTCCGACGGCTCTCAGCAGCGGCATGCCGTAAAGCGTGAGCAGCGGAACGGTGAATGTCGCGCCGCCTATTCCCATCAGCGTCGAGACGAGGCCGATGATGCCTGCCGCGCCCTCGAGCCACGGCGGCCGGGGAAGCTTGTCGGCAATCTGCCAATCATCCCTGCCGAGAAACATTTTCGCGGCGAGTGCCGTGCCGAAGACGACCCAGATCCAGCGGAGTGCTTCGCTGCTGGCATAATACGCAATGACGATGCCCGCGATCACGCCGAGGACGATCCATGGCCCCATGCGTTTCACAACGTCGAGATCGACGCTTCCTCGCGCCCGAAATGCTGAGAAGGATCGAAACACTGTCGGCGCAATGACGCCGAGCGTCGTCCCGAGCGTGACGTGCATTCTGACGTCCTCGGGAACGCCCACCACGCCGAAGGCTTCGTAGAGCACAGGCACGAGAACGCCGCCGCCGCCGATGCCGAGCAGGCCTGACAGAAACCCAGCGAGGAGTCCCGCGACTGCGAGGAGCGCCAGCAACGCGATCAGATATTCCATCGATATGGCGGCGGGCATGCTGGTTGCCTCACGCCGCGTCGGACTGGTCTTCGCGGCCGAGGCCGTGCTCGGCAAGAGCAATCGCATCCCGCAGCACGTCGACCGTGGCGGACGGATCCGTCACTCGCTCGCTCAGCAGGCGACGGAACGCGCGTCCGCGCGGCTGGCCATGATAGATGCCGAGTATGTGCTTGGTGATGTTCGACAAGCGTCCGCCGTTTTGGATATGGCGTTCCGCGTAAGGAATGAGTTTGGAGAGCGCTTCTCCCCGTGAAGGCGCAGCGGAATTCTCGCCGAATATCCGGCTATCGACGTCTGCGAGAATGAAAGGATTTTGATAAGCGGCGCGGCCGAGCATGACACCGTCGACGTGATCCAGATGACGGCCAGCGTCATCGAGCGTTTCGATGCCGCCATTGATGACGATCGTCAGTTCGGGATGGCGCGCCTTTAAACGGTAGACGCGTTGATAATCGAGGGGCGGAATTTCCCGGTTCTCTTTCGGCGACAATCCTTTCAGCCACGCCTTGCGCGCGTGCACGATGAACGTGCTGACTCCGGTTGCCGCTACGACGTCGACAAAGCGCTGGAGGTCGGCTTCTGCATCCTGTTCGTCAATGCCGATACGGCACTTGACCGTCACGGGAACGGGCTGGCTCGCGCGCATCGCCGAAACGCATGCGGCGACGAGTTCGGGTTCGGCCATAAGGCACGCGCCGAAGCGGCCTTCCTGAACGCGGTCCGAAGGGCATCCAATATTGAGGTTGATTTCGTCATAGCCAAGCTCGGCGCCGATGCTCGCTGCTTCGGCGAGCTTTGCCGTGTCGGATCCTCCGAGCTGCAAAGCGATCGGATGCTCTATGGGGGAGAAGCCAAGCAGGCGCTGACGATCGCCGCGGATGACGGCATCCGCCGTCACCATCTCGGTGTAAAGCAGCGCACGCTTCGTCAGCCCACGGTGGAAGACGCGGCAATGCCTGTCAGTCCAATCCATCATTGGCGCGATACTGAATCGGTGATGCGCGTAAATTGCTGACTTATTTGACATTAACGATGAAATCCGTTGTGGCTGTTGCCGTTTACCATGCTCATTGATGC includes:
- a CDS encoding phosphomannomutase/phosphoglucomutase, coding for MLPKPRADLKPNTADFERLPLVKPTGFREYDARWLYPQEINLMGLNAVGLGMATLFARRGVPKRLVVGHDYRSYSAAVKQALMTGLLAGGCEVHDIGLALSPMAYFAQFALDVEGVAMVTASHNDNGWTGIKMGLSRPLTFGPDDMSELKSIVLNGEFEPKTGGRYIFVPDLAERYIKSLTDRPKLKRRLKVVCASGNGTAGAFAPQVLEAIGCEVVPLNTDLDYNFPNHNPNPEDMKMLHAVSAKVIETGADVGLAFDGDGDRCGVVANDGHEIFADKVGVMLARDLSAIYKNAKFVVDVKSTGLFSTDPVLIANGATTAYWKTGHSYIKRYNFEHKTLVGFEKSGHFFFNEPLGRGYDDGLVSAIAVCDMLDRNPGKTVADLRDSLPKTYGSPTMSPHCDDEKKYNVVDRITEHYKRQQESGGHVAGQAIRDLITVNGVRVMLEDGTWGLVRASSNKPELVVVVESPTSEANMKAIFKDIDQQLARFPEVGEYNQKIAV
- a CDS encoding sulfite exporter TauE/SafE family protein, with the protein product MPAAISMEYLIALLALLAVAGLLAGFLSGLLGIGGGGVLVPVLYEAFGVVGVPEDVRMHVTLGTTLGVIAPTVFRSFSAFRARGSVDLDVVKRMGPWIVLGVIAGIVIAYYASSEALRWIWVVFGTALAAKMFLGRDDWQIADKLPRPPWLEGAAGIIGLVSTLMGIGGATFTVPLLTLYGMPLLRAVGTATGIGTVIAVPGIAGYIISGWGEADLPPLSLGYVNLGACVIAPLAVLTAPLGVKVAHGISKRTLELAFAVFISTVVARFLWTLMH
- the dusA gene encoding tRNA dihydrouridine(20/20a) synthase DusA; the encoded protein is MSNKSAIYAHHRFSIAPMMDWTDRHCRVFHRGLTKRALLYTEMVTADAVIRGDRQRLLGFSPIEHPIALQLGGSDTAKLAEAASIGAELGYDEINLNIGCPSDRVQEGRFGACLMAEPELVAACVSAMRASQPVPVTVKCRIGIDEQDAEADLQRFVDVVAATGVSTFIVHARKAWLKGLSPKENREIPPLDYQRVYRLKARHPELTIVINGGIETLDDAGRHLDHVDGVMLGRAAYQNPFILADVDSRIFGENSAAPSRGEALSKLIPYAERHIQNGGRLSNITKHILGIYHGQPRGRAFRRLLSERVTDPSATVDVLRDAIALAEHGLGREDQSDAA